A window of Longispora fulva contains these coding sequences:
- a CDS encoding response regulator transcription factor, with product MIRVVLADDQALVRAGFRALLDAEPDIEVVGEASDGAHAVRLARQARPDVLLMDIRMPGVDGLTATRQITADPELAGVRIVVLTTFELDEYIAEALRVGAAGFLVKNTEPAELVRGVRVVAAGEGLLSPSVTRRVIEQFAVRAASPTPPLLLAELTDREREVVALAGAGLSNDEIAARLVLSPATARTHVSRAMVKLGARNRAQLVVFAYEAGLVRPGWLP from the coding sequence ATGATCCGGGTCGTGCTCGCCGACGACCAGGCCCTGGTGCGGGCCGGTTTCCGCGCGCTGCTGGACGCGGAGCCCGACATCGAGGTCGTGGGTGAGGCCAGCGACGGCGCGCACGCCGTGCGGCTGGCCCGGCAGGCGCGCCCTGACGTGCTGCTGATGGACATCCGGATGCCCGGGGTCGACGGCTTGACGGCCACCCGCCAGATCACCGCGGACCCCGAACTCGCCGGGGTCCGGATCGTCGTGCTCACGACGTTCGAGCTGGACGAGTACATCGCGGAGGCGCTGCGGGTCGGCGCCGCCGGGTTCCTGGTGAAGAACACCGAGCCGGCCGAACTGGTGCGCGGGGTGCGGGTGGTGGCCGCAGGGGAAGGGCTGCTGTCGCCCAGCGTCACCCGGCGGGTGATCGAGCAGTTCGCGGTGCGTGCGGCCAGCCCGACGCCGCCCCTGCTGTTGGCGGAGCTCACCGACCGGGAGCGGGAGGTGGTGGCGCTGGCCGGGGCCGGCCTGTCCAATGACGAGATCGCGGCCCGGTTGGTGCTCAGTCCGGCCACCGCGAGGACGCACGTGTCCCGGGCGATGGTGAAGCTGGGGGCCCGCAACCGCGCGCAGTTGGTCGTGTTCGCCTACGAGGCCGGGCTGGTCCGCCCAGGCTGGCTGCCCTGA
- a CDS encoding response regulator transcription factor gives MRILVVEDNDRLARSLVAGLRQHGYDVHRVATAEAALAAAPGTDVVLLDLGLPDADGIEVCRRLREFESVAVIAVTARGSEHDRIVGLRSGADDYVVKPFSLGELAARIEAVARRTRPARATRPEAVARSFGDLVIDPGARAVTVAGVPVALTRKEFDLLEALAAHPGRVCTREALLDQVWRASWETPSRTLDVHIAALRAKLGDAVTIETLRGVGYRLRA, from the coding sequence GTGCGGATCCTGGTGGTCGAGGACAACGACCGGCTCGCCCGGAGCCTGGTGGCGGGCCTGCGCCAGCACGGCTACGACGTGCACCGGGTCGCCACGGCCGAGGCCGCGCTGGCCGCGGCTCCCGGGACCGACGTGGTGCTCCTCGACCTTGGCCTGCCCGACGCCGACGGGATCGAGGTGTGCCGCAGGCTGCGGGAGTTCGAGTCCGTCGCGGTCATCGCGGTCACGGCGCGCGGCTCGGAACACGACCGGATCGTCGGACTGCGCAGCGGCGCCGACGACTACGTGGTCAAACCGTTCAGCCTGGGCGAGCTGGCCGCCCGGATCGAGGCGGTCGCCCGGCGGACCCGGCCGGCCCGCGCCACCCGCCCGGAGGCCGTCGCGCGGTCCTTCGGCGACCTGGTGATCGACCCCGGCGCCCGGGCCGTGACCGTCGCCGGGGTGCCGGTCGCCCTCACCCGCAAGGAGTTCGACCTGCTGGAGGCCCTCGCCGCGCACCCGGGGAGGGTGTGCACCCGCGAGGCGCTCCTCGACCAGGTGTGGCGGGCCAGCTGGGAGACGCCGAGCCGCACCCTGGACGTGCACATCGCGGCGCTGCGGGCCAAGCTCGGCGACGCGGTGACCATCGAGACGCTGCGCGGCGTCGGCTACCGGCTGCGGGCCTGA
- a CDS encoding MFS transporter, with product MNPPPLIRQHLPRWVVVAIACVSSFMVVMDSSIVNVALPAMRADLRLSAGQQQWVVDAYLLTLGGFILLAARAGDLYGRRLTLQTGLVLFTLSSLAGGLATGAPALLAARAVQGVGAAALATSTLSVIMAATHGNTPARQRALSLWAAASSSAAALGVLIGGALTQQAGWRWVMFVNAPVGIALIVAVSVCLLPTARAGRARLDVPGAVTVTLGVSALLYGIAHPGWPLALGVGLIAVFLAIEACGSHPLVRLGVFRLPNVAIGNVVVACLGAALTTSLYFVSLVLQQVVGYDALRTGLAMAPMGVAIAVAAIGSRRLIAAGVRRLPLYGGLTGAVGLAWLSRIPAGAEFTVDVLGPSLLIGIGLGFMIMSATSAATSGIPAADAGLAAGLLNMARQVGGAVGVAALAAVADTVARGDGGGSALVAQLHGFQAALLAGAGISAVAAVVSVLLRREG from the coding sequence ATGAACCCACCACCACTGATCCGCCAGCACCTGCCCCGCTGGGTCGTCGTCGCGATCGCGTGCGTCTCCTCGTTCATGGTCGTGATGGACAGTTCGATCGTGAACGTCGCGCTGCCGGCGATGCGCGCCGACCTGCGGCTGTCCGCCGGGCAGCAGCAGTGGGTCGTCGACGCGTACCTGCTGACCCTCGGCGGGTTCATCCTGCTCGCGGCCCGCGCCGGTGACCTGTACGGCCGCCGGCTCACCCTCCAGACCGGACTCGTGCTGTTCACCCTGTCCAGCCTCGCCGGCGGACTCGCCACCGGCGCGCCCGCGCTGCTCGCGGCCCGCGCCGTGCAGGGCGTCGGCGCCGCGGCCCTGGCCACGTCCACCCTCTCGGTCATCATGGCCGCCACGCACGGCAACACCCCGGCCCGGCAGCGTGCCCTGTCGCTGTGGGCGGCGGCCAGTTCCTCGGCGGCGGCGCTCGGCGTCCTGATCGGCGGGGCACTCACCCAGCAGGCCGGCTGGCGCTGGGTGATGTTCGTCAACGCACCCGTGGGGATCGCACTGATCGTGGCCGTCAGCGTCTGCCTGCTGCCGACCGCCCGGGCCGGCCGCGCGCGGCTCGACGTGCCCGGCGCAGTCACGGTCACCCTCGGCGTCAGCGCCCTGCTGTACGGCATCGCGCACCCCGGCTGGCCGCTCGCCCTGGGCGTCGGACTGATCGCCGTGTTCCTCGCCATCGAGGCCTGCGGCTCGCACCCGCTGGTGCGGCTGGGCGTGTTCCGGCTGCCCAATGTCGCGATCGGCAACGTCGTGGTGGCATGCCTCGGCGCGGCCCTGACCACCTCGCTGTACTTCGTCTCCCTCGTCCTGCAGCAGGTCGTCGGCTACGACGCGCTGCGCACCGGGCTGGCGATGGCCCCGATGGGCGTCGCGATCGCGGTCGCCGCCATCGGTTCCCGCCGGCTGATCGCGGCCGGGGTGCGCCGGCTGCCGCTGTACGGCGGGCTGACCGGCGCGGTGGGCCTGGCGTGGCTGAGCCGGATCCCGGCCGGGGCGGAGTTCACCGTGGACGTCCTCGGGCCGAGCCTGCTGATCGGCATCGGACTCGGCTTCATGATCATGTCGGCGACCAGTGCCGCCACCAGCGGGATCCCGGCCGCCGACGCCGGGCTGGCCGCCGGGCTGCTGAACATGGCGCGCCAGGTGGGCGGGGCGGTCGGGGTCGCGGCGCTGGCGGCGGTGGCCGACACCGTGGCGCGGGGCGACGGCGGAGGTTCGGCGCTGGTCGCGCAGCTGCACGGGTTCCAGGCCGCGCTGCTGGCCGGGGCGGGGATCAGCGCCGTGGCTGCGGTGGTCTCGGTGCTCCTGCGGCGGGAGGGGTAG
- a CDS encoding PspC domain-containing protein, with protein sequence MTTTLNRPTLTRPRGRRVIAGVCGGIAERFGMRPTTVRLLFLLSCLLPGPQVLIYLALWIMMPDRGY encoded by the coding sequence ATGACGACGACACTGAACAGGCCGACACTGACCAGGCCCCGCGGCCGACGCGTGATCGCCGGGGTGTGCGGGGGGATCGCCGAGCGTTTCGGGATGCGACCCACCACGGTACGACTGCTGTTCCTGCTGTCCTGCCTGCTGCCCGGCCCCCAGGTGCTGATCTACCTCGCCCTGTGGATCATGATGCCCGACCGGGGGTACTAG
- a CDS encoding YbaK/EbsC family protein has translation MSAPPQHPNVTAVQNALDHAGAHDHEGRPSRIVMLPDAVPTAAAAAEALGVDVGQIANSLIFDADGAPLLVLTSGAHRVDTAKVAAELGVARLRRASPEFVREHTGQPIGGVAPLGHPAPVRTLLDRALAGYEEIWAAGGIPHSVFPITYPELSRITGATPVDVA, from the coding sequence ATGTCCGCGCCACCGCAGCACCCCAACGTCACCGCCGTCCAGAACGCGCTCGACCACGCCGGGGCCCACGACCACGAGGGCCGGCCGTCGCGGATCGTGATGCTGCCCGACGCCGTGCCGACCGCCGCCGCGGCCGCCGAGGCGCTCGGCGTCGACGTGGGACAGATCGCCAACTCGCTCATCTTCGACGCCGACGGCGCGCCGCTGCTCGTGCTCACCTCGGGCGCGCACCGGGTGGACACCGCGAAGGTCGCCGCCGAGCTGGGCGTGGCCCGGCTGCGGCGGGCCAGTCCGGAGTTCGTCCGCGAGCACACCGGCCAGCCGATCGGCGGGGTCGCGCCCCTCGGGCACCCGGCGCCGGTGCGCACCCTCCTCGACCGGGCGCTGGCGGGGTACGAGGAGATCTGGGCCGCCGGCGGCATCCCGCACTCGGTCTTCCCGATCACGTACCCGGAGCTGTCGCGGATCACGGGCGCCACGCCGGTCGACGTGGCGTAA
- a CDS encoding HoxN/HupN/NixA family nickel/cobalt transporter produces the protein MSSELRVRRGPVTSSDRYRMLGMFGVVALLHVVGWGVLVLGVVPGHYRLGAGLFGVGTGLTAYSLGLRHAFDVDHIAAIDNTTRKLVGDGQRPVSVGFWFSLGHSTVVVALTLLIALGVRTIGAGLADDTSDLRFYGGLIGTTVSGVFLYLIAIMNLVVLVGIVRIFRRMRHGEFDDTALAAHLDNRGFMNRLLGRVMGAVSRPWHIYPVGVLFGLGFDTVTEVSLLILAGTSVAAGLPWYAIMCLPVLFAAGMSLLDTLDGSVMQVAYSWALAQPVRRVYFNLIVTGLSVAVALLIGTVQILALARDGLGLTGGTWDWLDGLSFDAIGFAVVGLFVAIWLVAVAVWRYGRIEQRWTARAAEESPGD, from the coding sequence ATGTCTTCCGAGCTGCGCGTTCGCCGCGGACCCGTCACCAGCTCCGACCGGTACCGGATGCTGGGCATGTTCGGTGTCGTCGCCCTGCTGCACGTGGTCGGCTGGGGCGTGCTCGTGCTGGGCGTGGTGCCGGGGCACTACCGGCTCGGGGCGGGTCTGTTCGGCGTCGGCACCGGCCTGACCGCCTACTCCCTGGGGCTTCGGCACGCGTTCGACGTGGACCATATCGCCGCGATCGACAACACCACCCGCAAACTCGTCGGGGACGGCCAGCGGCCGGTGTCGGTGGGATTCTGGTTCTCCCTCGGCCACTCCACCGTGGTCGTGGCGCTGACCCTCCTGATCGCCCTCGGGGTGCGCACCATCGGCGCCGGTCTCGCCGACGACACCTCCGACCTGCGGTTCTACGGCGGCCTGATCGGCACGACAGTCTCCGGGGTGTTCCTGTACCTGATCGCGATCATGAATCTGGTGGTCCTGGTCGGCATCGTGCGGATCTTCCGCCGGATGCGGCACGGGGAGTTCGACGACACCGCGCTCGCGGCCCACCTGGACAACCGGGGCTTCATGAACCGGCTGCTCGGCCGGGTGATGGGCGCGGTCAGCCGGCCGTGGCACATCTACCCGGTCGGCGTGCTGTTCGGGCTCGGGTTCGACACCGTCACCGAGGTGTCGCTGCTGATCCTGGCGGGGACGAGCGTCGCGGCCGGCCTGCCCTGGTACGCGATCATGTGTCTCCCGGTCCTCTTCGCCGCCGGCATGTCGCTGCTGGACACCCTCGACGGTTCCGTCATGCAGGTCGCCTACTCGTGGGCGCTGGCCCAGCCGGTCCGCCGGGTGTACTTCAACCTGATCGTCACCGGCCTGTCCGTCGCCGTGGCCCTCCTGATCGGCACCGTGCAGATCCTCGCGCTGGCCAGGGACGGCCTCGGGCTGACCGGCGGCACGTGGGACTGGCTCGACGGCCTGTCGTTCGACGCCATCGGCTTCGCCGTCGTCGGGTTGTTCGTCGCGATCTGGCTGGTGGCCGTCGCGGTGTGGCGGTACGGCCGGATCGAGCAGCGGTGGACGGCCCGGGCGGCCGAGGAGTCCCCGGGCGACTAG
- a CDS encoding sulfatase-like hydrolase/transferase — translation MRILSVLLGTAMLAGLAAPAHAAPAAAARPNILILLMDDARTGTTWVMPKSEKWVRAGGSYFPNAVVTTPSCCPSRASLLSGRYAHNHGVTQQSGIGNLDHDRTLEHDLKGAGYRTAAVGKLFNDWNLSTRPPYFDQWALTGGGYNDARFVVDGVETTAPYSTTFVGAQVNKYIDTFESTDTTPWFIYAGFTAPHSPFTPEPQYANVSYPWSGNAGTKETDRTDKPAYVRNFTFTEERGAAVRQSQLRTLRSVDDAVDAIHQRLKARGELDNTLVLLLSDNGVLWGEHALQEKFMPYLEAERVPTMLWWPGHIPVRTDTRLATYLDIAPTVLQAAGLTPSYVLDGRSLLAAGGRSETLEEYWRDASNNDHIPTWSSVYAIGDHMYTELYNPDGTVLDREYYDLRHDPSQLTNLLHDGDPGNDPDLGPLSARLAALRQCSGDTC, via the coding sequence ATGCGCATCTTGTCCGTACTGCTCGGCACGGCGATGCTGGCCGGGCTCGCGGCCCCGGCGCACGCCGCACCCGCAGCCGCCGCCCGGCCCAACATCCTTATCCTGCTGATGGACGACGCCCGCACCGGAACGACCTGGGTCATGCCGAAGAGCGAGAAGTGGGTGCGCGCCGGGGGGTCGTACTTCCCCAACGCCGTGGTCACCACGCCGAGCTGCTGCCCCAGCCGTGCCTCGCTGCTGTCCGGCCGCTACGCCCACAACCACGGCGTGACCCAGCAGTCCGGGATCGGCAACCTCGACCACGACCGGACCCTCGAGCACGACCTGAAGGGCGCCGGCTACCGCACGGCCGCCGTCGGCAAACTCTTCAACGACTGGAACCTGTCGACCCGCCCGCCCTACTTCGACCAGTGGGCGCTGACCGGCGGCGGATACAACGACGCCCGGTTCGTCGTGGACGGGGTGGAGACCACAGCGCCCTACTCCACCACCTTCGTCGGGGCGCAGGTCAACAAGTACATCGACACCTTTGAGAGTACCGACACCACGCCCTGGTTCATCTACGCCGGCTTCACCGCCCCGCACTCCCCGTTCACCCCGGAACCGCAGTACGCCAACGTGTCCTACCCCTGGAGCGGCAACGCCGGCACCAAGGAGACCGACCGCACCGACAAGCCGGCGTACGTCCGCAACTTCACCTTCACCGAGGAACGCGGGGCCGCCGTCCGGCAGAGCCAGTTGCGGACCCTGCGGTCCGTCGACGACGCGGTCGACGCGATCCACCAACGCCTCAAGGCCCGCGGCGAACTCGACAACACCCTGGTGCTGCTCCTGTCGGACAACGGGGTCCTGTGGGGCGAGCACGCACTGCAGGAGAAGTTCATGCCCTACCTGGAGGCCGAGCGGGTGCCCACGATGCTGTGGTGGCCCGGACACATACCGGTGCGGACCGACACCCGGCTGGCCACCTACCTGGACATCGCGCCGACCGTGCTCCAGGCCGCCGGCCTCACTCCGAGTTACGTCCTCGACGGGCGCAGCCTGCTGGCCGCGGGCGGGCGGAGCGAGACCCTGGAGGAGTACTGGCGCGACGCCAGCAACAACGACCACATCCCGACCTGGTCGTCGGTGTACGCGATCGGCGACCACATGTACACCGAGCTGTACAACCCCGACGGCACGGTGCTGGATCGCGAGTACTACGACCTGCGACACGACCCGTCGCAGCTGACCAACCTGCTGCACGACGGCGACCCCGGCAACGACCCCGACCTCGGGCCCCTGTCGGCCCGGCTCGCCGCGCTCCGGCAGTGCTCCGGCGACACCTGCTAG
- a CDS encoding proprotein convertase P-domain-containing protein yields the protein MRSSIAALGAAVLAAGLLASLPATASATPRNPEQIALSAATAALTSHRADIAGSSGDAYQVFRTIVDPSGSSHVRYTRTYQGLKVYGGDVVIHNAANGSFAGAGNGLAAPLALSTHARVPAATAASTARGAFSGQVTKVGAPALIVDASSGTGKLAWETVVEGWAPDGATPSRLHVISDAQAGGVLGSFDEIETALGTGKTLYSGNVSIDTTPTYTMIDPSHGNNNTCDLNNGTSTCTNFTDADNVWGNNATSDRASAAADAHYGAALTFDYYKNVHGRNGIFGDGRGVPSRVHYSTNYVNAFWDGAQMTYGDGNNKPLTSIDVAGHEMSHGVTENVVPGGLTYSGESGGLNEANSDIFGTMVEFYANNASDPGDYNIGEKIDINGNGTPLRYMYNPTLDGSSHGCWSSSTGGVDVHYSSGVANHFYFNLAEGTGATAYGTSPVCGSAPAVVGIGRSKAEKIWFRALDIYFTSSTSYVNTTTPSNTARAYSLSAASDLYGNCSVEYKAVQAAWTAVNVAGSDAPCFTQDFSMTATPNAGSVNPGSSATTTIATTTTNGAAQTVNFSASGAPAGVSVSFAPSSVTSGASSTATITTTGAVVPGSYAITITGTGTVAVHAVTYTLTVNGPPGCSGTNSTDVAIPDNTTVSSTIVISGCAGNASATSTVEVHIIHTYIGDLVVSLIAPDGSAYVLQNRTGGSTHDINQTYSVNLSSEVANGAWKLQVQDAATADVGTIDTWTLNLGGGGPAGCTGTNGTDVAIPDNTTVSSSIVIAGCTGNASATSTVEVHIIHTYIGDLVVSLIAPDGSAYVLHNRAGGSTDNINQTYTVNLSTEARNGTWKLQVQDAAALDTGNIDSWTLTL from the coding sequence ATGAGAAGTTCCATCGCCGCACTGGGGGCCGCCGTCCTGGCGGCTGGCCTGTTGGCCAGCCTGCCCGCGACGGCCTCCGCAACCCCTCGCAACCCCGAACAGATCGCCCTCTCGGCGGCCACAGCCGCGCTCACTTCGCACCGGGCCGACATCGCCGGGTCCTCTGGCGACGCCTACCAGGTGTTCCGCACCATCGTGGACCCGTCCGGCTCGTCGCACGTGCGCTACACCCGCACGTACCAGGGCCTGAAGGTGTACGGCGGCGACGTCGTCATCCACAACGCCGCCAACGGCTCCTTCGCCGGCGCCGGCAACGGCCTGGCCGCGCCGCTGGCGCTGAGCACCCACGCCCGGGTGCCCGCCGCGACCGCCGCGAGCACCGCGCGCGGCGCGTTCAGCGGCCAGGTGACCAAGGTCGGCGCGCCGGCCCTGATCGTCGACGCCAGCTCCGGCACGGGCAAGCTCGCCTGGGAGACGGTCGTGGAGGGCTGGGCTCCCGACGGCGCGACCCCGAGCAGGCTGCACGTGATCAGCGACGCGCAGGCCGGCGGCGTGCTCGGCTCGTTCGACGAGATCGAGACGGCGCTCGGCACCGGCAAGACGCTGTACTCCGGCAACGTCAGCATCGACACGACGCCGACGTACACGATGATCGACCCGTCGCATGGCAACAACAACACCTGCGACCTGAACAACGGCACCTCGACGTGCACGAACTTCACGGACGCCGACAACGTCTGGGGCAACAACGCCACGTCCGACCGGGCCTCGGCCGCCGCGGACGCGCACTACGGCGCGGCGCTCACTTTCGACTACTACAAGAACGTGCACGGCCGCAACGGCATCTTCGGCGATGGCCGGGGCGTGCCGAGCCGGGTGCACTACAGCACCAACTACGTCAACGCCTTCTGGGACGGCGCCCAGATGACCTACGGGGACGGCAACAACAAGCCGCTGACCTCCATCGACGTCGCCGGCCACGAGATGAGTCACGGAGTCACGGAGAACGTGGTGCCCGGCGGCCTGACCTACTCGGGCGAGTCCGGTGGTCTGAACGAGGCCAACTCCGACATCTTCGGAACCATGGTGGAGTTCTACGCGAACAACGCGTCCGACCCCGGTGACTACAACATCGGCGAGAAGATCGACATCAACGGCAACGGTACCCCGTTGCGGTACATGTACAACCCGACCCTCGACGGGTCCTCGCACGGCTGCTGGTCGTCGAGCACCGGCGGCGTGGACGTGCACTACTCGTCCGGCGTGGCCAACCACTTCTACTTCAACCTGGCGGAGGGCACCGGCGCGACCGCGTACGGCACCTCCCCGGTGTGCGGCTCGGCCCCTGCTGTCGTGGGCATCGGCCGCTCGAAGGCGGAGAAGATCTGGTTCCGGGCGCTGGACATCTACTTCACGTCCAGCACCTCGTACGTGAACACCACCACCCCGTCGAACACCGCGCGGGCCTACTCGCTGAGCGCGGCGTCGGACCTGTACGGCAACTGCTCGGTCGAGTACAAGGCCGTCCAGGCGGCGTGGACCGCGGTGAACGTGGCCGGCAGCGACGCGCCGTGCTTCACCCAGGACTTCTCGATGACCGCGACGCCGAACGCCGGCTCGGTCAACCCGGGTAGCTCCGCGACCACCACGATCGCGACCACCACCACGAACGGCGCGGCCCAGACCGTGAACTTCAGCGCCTCCGGTGCCCCGGCCGGCGTGTCGGTCAGCTTCGCCCCGTCCAGCGTCACCTCGGGCGCCTCGTCCACGGCGACGATCACGACGACCGGCGCCGTCGTGCCGGGTTCCTACGCGATCACGATCACCGGCACCGGCACCGTCGCGGTGCACGCCGTCACCTACACCCTGACGGTCAACGGCCCGCCCGGTTGCTCGGGCACCAACTCCACCGACGTGGCGATCCCGGACAACACGACGGTGTCGAGCACCATCGTGATCTCCGGCTGCGCCGGCAACGCCTCGGCGACCAGCACGGTCGAGGTCCACATCATCCACACCTACATCGGTGACCTGGTCGTCAGCCTGATCGCGCCCGACGGTTCCGCCTACGTCCTGCAGAACCGGACCGGCGGCAGCACCCACGACATCAACCAGACGTACTCGGTGAACCTGTCCAGCGAGGTCGCCAACGGCGCCTGGAAGCTCCAGGTCCAGGACGCCGCCACCGCGGACGTCGGCACCATCGACACCTGGACGCTGAACCTCGGCGGCGGCGGCCCGGCCGGCTGCACCGGCACCAACGGCACCGACGTCGCGATCCCGGACAACACCACGGTCTCCAGCTCCATCGTGATCGCGGGCTGCACGGGCAACGCGTCGGCGACCAGCACGGTCGAGGTGCACATCATCCACACCTACATCGGTGACCTGGTCGTCTCCCTGATCGCGCCCGACGGCTCCGCCTACGTCCTGCACAACCGGGCCGGCGGCAGCACGGACAACATCAACCAGACCTACACGGTCAACCTGTCGACCGAGGCCCGCAACGGCACCTGGAAACTCCAGGTCCAGGACGCGGCCGCGCTCGACACCGGCAACATCGACAGCTGGACCCTCACGCTGTAG
- a CDS encoding sensor histidine kinase — protein sequence MTRTPPPDAGPGPTPAGSRSWRRGLGLALVVALVQTAGTALAARGQSADLDLPGCALLATSGLALAGRHHFPRAATVAVVAATVAYHVPHHPAGPTFVALVLAGLFALRAGRHRLFWATGAVSYTGWVVLSGAAPGPAVALAAWVCGGGLFVELFLGAARVMARMARDQRRLHRERQLRHASEERLRIAHELHDVLGHHLSLINMRAGVGLHLMGRQPDQAVAALEAIRQASAEALREVQSVISTLYPTGATVPPRAPAPGLDQLDDLTVDAGLPVRAMVTGGARELPAEVSRAAYRLVQEALTNVRRHAGPGATAAVLVDQPREDLVVVQVEDDGGARGPLTAPVAEGNGIGGMRERATALGGTLTAGPLSAGGWRVRAELPLPTAGGSARADGSAVGSGGAE from the coding sequence ATGACGCGCACGCCGCCCCCGGACGCCGGCCCCGGGCCGACCCCGGCGGGGTCGCGGAGCTGGCGGCGGGGACTCGGGCTGGCGCTGGTGGTCGCGCTGGTGCAGACCGCGGGCACCGCCCTCGCCGCCCGAGGCCAGTCGGCGGATCTCGACCTGCCCGGCTGCGCGCTGCTGGCCACCAGCGGGCTGGCCCTGGCCGGCCGGCACCACTTCCCTCGTGCGGCCACAGTGGCCGTCGTCGCGGCGACCGTCGCCTACCACGTGCCGCACCACCCGGCCGGCCCCACGTTCGTGGCGCTGGTCCTGGCCGGGCTGTTCGCGTTGCGGGCCGGCCGGCACCGGCTGTTCTGGGCGACCGGGGCCGTCTCGTACACCGGATGGGTCGTCCTGTCCGGTGCCGCCCCCGGCCCGGCGGTGGCGCTCGCGGCCTGGGTCTGCGGTGGCGGGTTGTTCGTCGAACTCTTCCTCGGCGCGGCCCGGGTCATGGCCCGGATGGCCCGCGACCAGCGGCGGCTGCACCGGGAGCGGCAGTTGCGGCACGCCAGCGAGGAGCGGCTGCGGATCGCGCACGAGTTGCACGACGTGCTGGGCCACCACCTGTCGCTGATCAACATGCGGGCCGGGGTCGGGCTGCACCTGATGGGCCGCCAGCCCGACCAGGCTGTGGCGGCCCTCGAGGCGATCCGGCAGGCCAGCGCGGAGGCGTTGCGGGAGGTCCAGTCGGTGATCAGCACGCTCTACCCGACCGGCGCGACGGTGCCGCCGCGCGCCCCGGCGCCCGGGTTGGACCAGCTCGACGACCTGACCGTGGACGCCGGGCTGCCGGTGCGTGCCATGGTCACCGGCGGGGCGCGGGAGCTGCCGGCGGAGGTCTCCAGGGCGGCGTACCGGCTCGTGCAGGAGGCGTTGACCAATGTGCGCCGGCACGCCGGCCCCGGTGCCACGGCCGCGGTTCTGGTCGATCAACCGCGGGAGGACCTGGTGGTGGTGCAGGTCGAGGACGACGGTGGCGCGCGCGGGCCACTCACCGCGCCGGTGGCGGAGGGCAACGGGATCGGCGGCATGCGCGAGCGGGCCACGGCGCTGGGCGGCACGCTGACCGCCGGGCCACTGTCGGCCGGCGGCTGGCGGGTCCGGGCCGAACTCCCCCTGCCGACGGCCGGCGGATCGGCTCGGGCCGACGGGTCGGCGGTCGGATCGGGCGGTGCGGAGTGA
- a CDS encoding NAD(P)-dependent alcohol dehydrogenase has protein sequence MKAIVHHQYGPPDLLGFSEIEVPAVADDEVLVRVRAASVNPYDWHHVTGTPYIARLGGGWRAPRQLVPGVDLAGRVEAVGRDVTRFRPGDEVFGMRAGAFAEYVSVPEGRLAPKPANLTFEEAAAVPMAALTALQGLRDRGGVRPGQRVLVNGASGGVGTFAVQLARHFGAEVTGVCGTRNVEAARALGAHHVIDYTGADFTAGGRTYDLILDVAGNRSIADRRRALTPTGTLVVVGGPQSNRWFGPAGALLRVLVASRFGGQRMVGMLARCETADLLLLRDLLEAGTVVPAVERTYPLREVPQALRQVGEGHARGKTVITV, from the coding sequence ATGAAGGCGATCGTCCACCACCAGTACGGCCCGCCGGACCTGCTCGGGTTCTCCGAGATCGAGGTGCCGGCCGTCGCCGACGACGAGGTGCTGGTCCGGGTCCGCGCGGCCTCCGTCAACCCCTACGACTGGCACCACGTGACAGGCACCCCGTACATCGCGCGCCTCGGCGGTGGCTGGCGCGCGCCGCGGCAGCTGGTCCCCGGCGTCGACCTCGCGGGGCGGGTCGAGGCGGTCGGCAGGGACGTGACCCGGTTCCGGCCGGGCGACGAGGTGTTCGGCATGCGCGCGGGCGCCTTCGCCGAGTACGTCAGCGTGCCCGAGGGCAGGCTGGCCCCGAAGCCGGCGAACCTGACGTTCGAGGAGGCGGCGGCCGTGCCGATGGCGGCGCTCACCGCCCTGCAGGGTCTGCGCGACCGGGGCGGCGTGCGACCGGGCCAGCGGGTACTCGTCAACGGCGCCTCCGGCGGGGTCGGCACCTTCGCCGTGCAGCTCGCCCGGCACTTCGGCGCCGAGGTCACCGGCGTGTGCGGCACCCGCAACGTCGAGGCGGCCCGGGCGCTCGGCGCGCACCACGTCATCGACTACACCGGCGCGGACTTCACCGCCGGCGGCCGCACCTACGACCTGATCCTCGACGTCGCCGGGAACCGGTCCATCGCGGACCGCCGGCGGGCGTTGACGCCCACGGGGACCCTGGTCGTGGTCGGTGGCCCCCAGAGCAACCGCTGGTTCGGGCCGGCGGGGGCCCTGCTCCGGGTGCTCGTCGCCTCCCGGTTCGGCGGTCAGCGGATGGTCGGGATGCTGGCCCGGTGCGAGACGGCGGACCTGCTCCTCCTGCGGGACCTGCTGGAGGCGGGGACGGTGGTGCCGGCCGTGGAGCGGACGTACCCGTTGCGCGAGGTGCCGCAGGCCCTCCGGCAGGTGGGGGAGGGCCACGCCCGGGGAAAAACGGTCATCACCGTCTAG